The Agromyces mariniharenae genome includes a window with the following:
- a CDS encoding LacI family DNA-binding transcriptional regulator has product MVTIGDVARVAGVSRSTASYALSGKRAISPEVRHRVAAAVERLGYTPNAGARALATSQTKVLGLLARVLEDEFAPAMMQYILGVTDGARDLGYDTLLVSEEDGVRALRRLADSRMVDGFVLLNVAEHDDRLPVLRDARQPGALVGLPADTAGVDVFDHDFAAVGRVMVDHLHALGHRELILVSQPEHVVARGGAYVWRLADAARQQAEERGITLHARFAASGQPEIGRELDAILDAHPGATGLLLNNEAAAAALPGVLTERGLRSPRDLSVIGRYSDDFARTFSLPYSAIDSAAGELGRLAVAQLVARIEHRLAEEAPHVVRLIPPVFTDRGSTAAPRPVS; this is encoded by the coding sequence ATGGTCACCATCGGCGACGTCGCGCGCGTCGCGGGCGTCTCGCGGAGCACGGCGTCGTACGCGCTGTCGGGCAAGCGGGCGATCTCGCCCGAGGTGCGGCACAGGGTCGCCGCCGCCGTCGAGCGGCTCGGCTACACTCCGAACGCCGGCGCCAGGGCGCTCGCGACCTCGCAGACGAAGGTGCTCGGCCTGCTCGCGCGCGTGCTCGAAGACGAGTTCGCGCCGGCCATGATGCAGTACATCCTCGGCGTCACCGACGGGGCGCGCGACCTCGGCTACGACACCCTGCTCGTCTCGGAGGAGGACGGCGTGCGGGCCCTGCGCCGGCTCGCCGACTCGCGCATGGTCGACGGCTTCGTGCTGCTGAACGTCGCCGAGCACGACGACCGGCTGCCCGTGCTGCGCGACGCCCGCCAGCCGGGCGCGCTCGTCGGGCTCCCGGCCGACACGGCAGGGGTCGACGTGTTCGACCACGACTTCGCGGCGGTCGGCCGGGTCATGGTCGACCACCTGCATGCGCTGGGGCACCGCGAGCTCATCCTCGTGTCGCAGCCCGAGCACGTCGTCGCCCGCGGCGGCGCCTACGTGTGGCGCCTGGCGGACGCCGCCCGGCAGCAGGCCGAGGAGCGGGGGATCACCCTGCATGCCCGCTTCGCGGCATCCGGCCAGCCGGAGATCGGCCGCGAGCTCGACGCGATCCTCGACGCGCACCCCGGCGCCACCGGGCTGCTCCTCAACAACGAGGCCGCCGCGGCGGCGCTCCCCGGCGTGCTCACCGAACGCGGCCTCCGGTCGCCGCGCGACCTCTCGGTGATCGGCCGCTACTCCGACGACTTCGCCCGCACGTTCTCGCTGCCGTACTCCGCGATCGACAGCGCGGCCGGCGAGCTCGGCCGGCTCGCCGTCGCCCAGCTCGTGGCCCGCATCGAGCATCGCCTCGCCGAGGAGGCGCCGCACGTCGTGCGCCTCATCCCACCCGTCTTCACCGATCGCGGCAGCACCGCCGCACCCCGCCCGGTCTCCTGA